DNA sequence from the Lynx canadensis isolate LIC74 chromosome B2, mLynCan4.pri.v2, whole genome shotgun sequence genome:
AAAGCTACTAGAGTAGGCTATAAGACAAGAATATTaatgttcccccctcccccaaagcaaTGTCTGACTCCTTTGAGATAAGCTGTGAGTGTTGGTCCAGGAGAGATAAAGGTTACTAGGAgatattctagaaaagaaaataatctaactGATGATACCCAAGGGACCCATAAATGCTAGCAATATTTGAGACAGGCAGTCAGTAAGTTTTTAAGAATTGCCTCTATTCATATTTGCAGTCTGAAACAGTAATCACCATTGATGACTAAGGTCTAAGAAagtgaggtttttctttttctttttctttttcttttttttaacagaaagattAATAAAAGCAATTCCCTTGAGGacacaaataaaaaagcaattgcAGAACAAGATTTCCTGTTTTTCGTAGCCCCTCTGCAATCCAGTCAAGATCAATTAAATGCATATGAAAGGGAAAACCTACGTTAGCAGTAGATGAGGCAAAAAAAATGTGGGCTTTACCAAGAGATACACCAGGTTTCCAGGTTATGATCTTGGAAAAGTTGCCTAATCTCTTGAACAGGGGATTTAAGCTAGAGGTTGTAGAAAGTGCTAGGAAGATTAGGTAGTTCAGTGGTAGGAAGCATCTCCTTTACTCAATGTGATGACACATTCCTTCGGCCTAAAATGCAGTCTTCCCTACACCCCAAGCCAGGCAAAATTTTCCTCCTCCATATTCCGTAACTTATTGTGCCTGGCTCTATCATAAGATATATTACCATGCAGGGTAATTGAATGGCTACGTCTCTCCTATTAGACCATGAGCCCCTTAAGGCCAGGATTTCAGCTTTATGTGTCTCTGAACAAAAAACACTCAGAgtagtacttggcacatagtagatgctcagtaaatgtttattgaactgaGTGGCTTTTAATATAGGCTGTCCATGGCAGCCACCATCCTCCTGGGATAATGGCTGCTCTATTCAACCTCAATACATTCTGGAAAGAAGAGCACTGGGTTTGTAATAATAATGGAATGATTCACTTTTCCTCGGACTAGCCACCTTCCACTAGGGAAGAGAAGGTGGAGCtgttttgagaaataattgagCTGATGTTCATGGACATCCTTTGTAAATTACAGAAGTGCTTTATGAAGGTAGGGAGTGATTATGACTGCAGCAGAAGCTTCCATATGCTCTTTCATTTCTCCTCTATTTAGCTATGCTTTTAGTGGACAAGAGAAAATGTGGCCTGTGACCACAGATCTGAGTTCCTTGATACTAAGTCAACCATTTTGTGTAAttctaatttttgtaatgttttgtttatttttgagagacagagagacagagcacgaactggggaggggcagagagagaggagacagaatctgaaataagctccaggctctgagctgtcagcacagagcctgacatggcgctcaaacttgtgaactgcaagatcatgacctgagccgaagtcaaatgcttaatcaactgagctgcccaggtgccccatccttatGCTATGCTGAAGgtcaaatgagaaaatgcatataTACTGAGTAAATGGCTGTCCTTCTCATTCAGTCTCTCAGTTCTAGCAGTGCAAATAACCTTGTTGAATCCCgaaaaaggaagagaggctcATCATGGGAAGCAGATTGTAAAATACTCTTTCCATCATATGGTGCTCTATCTATTGACCCATCTGACCCAGGAAGGAGGTCTATGTTGGCCTAAAGACGAAGGAACTCCTCCTGTTTCTTTGAGTCTTCAAAAGGAAGGAGTACCATTAGCCTCTGGAATGTCGTGTTTGGGATTAGGGGCAGAAGAAATCTCCTCCTGAAGGATTAAATGACTGTAGTCATTAAAGAATAAACCAATACTTTACCAAGCATCTCAAAACCTAATTCTGATTTCAAATACTGtcctttgatgatgatgatgatgatgatgataataataataataataatttgccaAAACATCTCAGGATCTAAATATACTATATCTAAATGATGAAATTACAAGTACTGGCCTCAAGAAGCTATAAATATTCAACAGAACATGTAGATCCAGAGAGTATTGGGAATTCTCAACTGAATAGAGatgttattaaatgtattttggaaTAATGAGTAGTTCCTAATAGATAGTCTAGAGTGCGGATGGagtcaaaaaagcaaaaaggtTCATAACAGCTTTCAGgatttctatatatatgtatatggacaTTAGAAACTTTAAGTATTAAGATGTCCTGCATGGATGTGTGATATCATTTAGCCAGGTCAAAGAATGGAGGGGGTTTGATTAACCAAATATTCTGATATTACTATAAGAATTACTgtaggggcacgtgggtagcttagtcggttaagcgtctgactttggctcaggtcataatctcactgttttgtgagttcaagccccacatcagcctctctgctgtcagcacagaacccacttcagagcctctgccccacccccacccccactctcaaaaataaaagaaaataaattactgcAATAAAATGCACTTAATATTAAAGCCTATGCTAATGGTAACAAGATTTCTCTTTGCAACATACCAGTGTCCGAAAGTTATGAAAAGCAACCTTACTTCctgcaaaaataagcaaaagttataaataaagcACATCAGCCACATACAAACTATTTGCAGATATAGTCTATTTGGCTGGAAGAGTCCTTCTATTGAACATCTCCATTTATGAAATTTCCTAATCTGTCAATCTATTAGATAATCAACAATATTTCTACATAACCAAACCTTTCAGTAAAATACTTCCACCACTGAGGCattaggaaagaaagggaagatctGACTTCTATTCACGGGAATCTCACTATATGGGCATGAAAGCTTCATTTTGAATGTTGCAAATGTTTCTGAGTCAGTAAGTCCTTTTCCACTATGTGCCTTTGCTGGCTCTGTCCCCCAGTTCCCCAGTACAACACCGTGCACATGTGACCAAAGGAACAGGAATTAAATTCAGTTCAATTTCTACTTTACAAATAGGCTTTTTCTTCCGTCTTCTTTCCCAAGAGAAGGAGTCCCTACTTGCCCAGAATTCTTTGCTTTGTAGTTGTTTATCTTGGTGGATTTGAGTAACTCCCATGTTCTTCAAAGTTTGTATGTTTTAGTTATCCAGTGAACATGTTCAGGGGTTTTAATGGGAAAGGAACCATCCCAGGCACTGTGggatataaaatggaaaatataaagacatagtGTCCCACAGAAGAAGCTTACAATCTAATGAGGAACCAACACACCGGTGCATACTCAACTCTGGCACAAAGCAGGAGTCAGAGAAATGGGTTTGGGGTGGTGGGTGTGCATAGAAGGAAGATGCTGGTTACATTGAGTTTGCGATCTTGGTAGAACATTCAAAATGGCAGTCTATTGGTAGTAAGAAATGAGGGGCTTGAGTTTGGAAGAAATGATAGGCTGCAAATAAATATACTTGAGAGAAAGATATATAGACATGAATATTGAAGCTGTGAGGTTAACTAAGGTTAAAGCAGGATTTCTTAACCATGAAACTATTGAAGTCTTAGGCCAGATAATCCTTTAGTGTGGGGGATATTCTGTGCATTGTAGACTCTTTAGCAGTGTTCCTTACCCCTACCCTCTAGATGTCAGTAGCATCCCTCCCTGGttgtaaaaaccaaaaacatctccAGACACTGAATGGCCACAAAGGGCAAAACTGCCCCTGATTGAGAACCACCAGattagagagacagaggaatgGTATGAAGGATGAAAAGAAGGTTGTAAAGGACAAAATAAGTTTGTGGGGTAGGAGAAGCaagagcaagacaaaaaaaaaagacatgaagagacatgtGCAGCATTAAGTATTATCTTAAAACTATGGGGTAGGGAAAGAACTTCAGTTGTGAATTAGTGAATAATTAGTATGTACACACAGACACCCAAAGACATGGAAATACCacctatgtgtatatacacaggcTGTAAATATATACAgcatatataattacatattgagagggagaaagaatataTTCCTAaactcttatttattcattcttctcaTTCAGTAAGACAGTCCAATTTTaccaaaatattacaaaattcaCATCAATGCTTTTTGAAGAGGTTTAAGTCAGaaccaaaaaaattgaaagtagctACAACTGtctgcttccttctccccttccaaGTCAATCACATGCTAAATAATCCAGACTCCCAATGTTCTCAAgctctctccctggctcccctAAGATAGAACAATAGTCTCAAGAAAGATTTAGATAAACTCTGCGTGGCTGTCAATAAGTGTGAAGACCaactctgtctcctcttctgatgttcataagaaaaaaaaagatctccatTTGATTTAAGTCAAAGGAGTGAAATTCTAAATCTCTAATTTTGTGAATTCAGGAATCAGCAAGCCATGGGACAGAGTTTTTTATTGGAGATGCCTTCCCCAGAACTCCAGAAATTAACCGGTTTGGTAGCTCTGGTAAACCCAGAACGCTAGATCGATTGCTCCTACTTAGATAGATGTCCATAACACCAACTGGAAGAATATGCTTATCCAGTTTATGGCCTTACCTTTGAGGAGGAGCACCCAACAAGATTCCTTACCAGGAGAGAATCTTACAGAATGGAGAGTATTGCCTAAGTATCTGCAGGATATAGGCTTAGGGTAGAAGAGTCAGGGTGGAAGATGGTTCCCGTGACAATCATCCGCAATGCCTTGCGAAACCAGGGATAAAACATGCCATATATGATGGGATTGAAAGTGGAGTTGAAATAACCCAGCCAGAGGAAGACATTGTACAAATCTTCAGGAGTTGTGAAATTAATGAAAGGGTCTGTGATTGTCAAGATGAAAAAGGGCAGCCAGCACAATACAAACACTCCCATGACTATGCTTAAAGTCTTGGTGgccttgctttctcttttggatgatactttcattttgttttctgacccAACGTGTTTCCTGGTAGGACCCATGCCAATTTGCTTAGTATGCTTCCTGGCTACGCTGAAAATGTGTATGTAAATCCCCACCATTACAGTCCCAGGTAGGAAGCAGGCTATAAAGGAAGCCAACACCCCCCAGAGCTTGTTAAATATCAATACACACAAACCTGTGCAGTCAATGGCTGCAACAAAGTCTTCTGCACCAACTATGTTTAATTCTGAGAATACCAggccaaaggcaaaaaaaattggaatagaCCAACTGATGAGTAGAAAGACCTCTATTACAGGGATGGTAATTTTGGTGACATAATGCAAAGGGTCACAAACAGCATAGTAGCGATCCACTGAGATGAAGCAGAGGTGAAAAATAGAGGTGGTGCAGAGCATGATGTCACAGCAGCTGTGGACTTTGCAAAAGAGGTCTCCAAAATACCAGCAAGAGTCAATGGACCTGACCATACTGAAGGGCATGACCACACAGCTCAACAAAAAGTCAGTCGTGGCCATGGAGAGAATCAGGAAGTTGGTTGGGGACTGGAGCTGCTTGAAGTGAGCGATGGAAATGATCACAACCAGGTTGCCCAACATGGTCATCACTATAGCACCAGTCATGACAACATACATGGCACACACACTCAGCACAGACCTCACATTTCTAGGGCATGAATTGTTgaccaaagcaaagcaaaattggACTTCCGGAGGATTCCAAAGTTCAGGTGAATTCATCGTCTTTGTCCTGTGGGTACTCTTAATCTTTTGCAAAATTACTGTGCTCCTCTCCTTTctgtgagagaaagaagaaaaacaataaaaatccctGGTGGGCAAATTTTCAGAAAGGCCCAGGTAGCTGCATTTCCAATCCTAAACAGAACTTCCTACCGACCAAGAGCACTGCTTCCCAAACTTTAATGTACATACAAATCACCCAGGGGtctttctaaaatacagattctgtTTCTGGGGTGGAGGTTAAGAGTCTGGCTCTCAGGAGATGCCAATGCTGTTAGTCTAAGGACTATCCCTTAAGTAGGAAGGGACTAAAGACAACTGAATGAATATCCAATGTCTAAGTAACCCAGTTAAAACCACCTAAGTAACCCAGGTAAATGCCCATGTTCTAGACACTAATATGTAGCCCTTAC
Encoded proteins:
- the LOC115513474 gene encoding trace amine-associated receptor 4, with amino-acid sequence MNSPELWNPPEVQFCFALVNNSCPRNVRSVLSVCAMYVVMTGAIVMTMLGNLVVIISIAHFKQLQSPTNFLILSMATTDFLLSCVVMPFSMVRSIDSCWYFGDLFCKVHSCCDIMLCTTSIFHLCFISVDRYYAVCDPLHYVTKITIPVIEVFLLISWSIPIFFAFGLVFSELNIVGAEDFVAAIDCTGLCVLIFNKLWGVLASFIACFLPGTVMVGIYIHIFSVARKHTKQIGMGPTRKHVGSENKMKVSSKRESKATKTLSIVMGVFVLCWLPFFILTITDPFINFTTPEDLYNVFLWLGYFNSTFNPIIYGMFYPWFRKALRMIVTGTIFHPDSSTLSLYPADT